TCCAGAGTCTAGGAAATGATGAGATGGAACTGATAAGCCTGAACCATGAAGTCTCGTAGAAGAATGAGAATAAAGAAAGGGGTCGAAATGGGTGAAGTTTTCAGTAGCCATaggagaaaaagagagagaagaaCTTGAAGTGGGAAGGTTACTGTTGATTGATGGGAAAGATGGTGAAAGGATGGAAGCTGCTGCTGTTGTTGGTGGTGCTGGTGGTgctgttgatgatgatgatgatgatgatgatgatgatgaattaGCTTCCACAGGCTTTCTTGAACGGTTCCTGCCTCTATGCATGTGCCTCTCACAGTACTTGGAGTCTGGGTAAGCTTCTTTGGAGCACCTCCATTTTTTTCCATCAGTTCTCCTGCACCTCCCTGGCTCTGGGTCTGGTTTTCTGCCAAAACCCACCTGAAAACAGCCCCACCCTGCTGCAACCACCACAAGGCaccatcattttaattttttgaccaAAATCATTCAACCATAAAAGTATAACTCACATACAAAAAGTAGTGCAActccaatttgatttttttttttttttgcagataCTTACTGGGTTGGTGAGGGAAGAGGTGTGAAGCCAAAGAAGAATCAAAGCTTGTTTTGACAGAATAAAGGAGTTGAGGTGGGATAGGAACTCCTGAAACCATGTATTTGAAGATGAGAGCTTGGTGTTCAAGCTCTTGCCATTGATTTGGAGTGAAAAGGTACTTATTTCTGGCACTAATCATCTTTTAAAgttggaaaaaactaaaaacgaaccccaaaaaaattattttatcttatgatCTCTGATGGAACAATAAGAAGAACAAACAAGACCCAATCTAAAGAGCTCTCTGAAATAGGGGGGTTATTGCTTCTCCTTCTGCTTGTGCTGCTGTTGCTGCTTTTAATCTGTCTGACATCTTCACACacaaaaaatctataaaagaaaaagaacaaatacAGAAATACCAGTATTATTATGATATACATTTTATGTATTCATTGttatttatcaatattatttattgGGATATTGaggatttttaataaaatgttattatgtGATTCTACATTTATGTATTGATGTATTAAGTATACGTTTATCGTattatattattgtataaaagtaAAGGAAAGAAGGTGACTACTGAGTAATAGTGCTGACTTCATGCACGCACATATGCCCTTTTGCTGTCTCCACCTCTTTTCTCCTTGAAATGCGTGCCCATCTCATTTTGTAAAGCTgctaaatatttattgtttttttcttttttaagcgGGGGTTTGGTTGATAGAATCTTTACTTATGTTCtaaattcatattataatatttatataatattaagatgtCGTGATATAAAAGGTGTTTAGTTCATCCAATTTTAAGTAAGTTTAGAATGTAAATGTAGGTGTGGaatgtaaaaaatttaagacCAAACAAACTAATCAcattaatagaaacaaataaagacaatttagtaatatttacttttaactAATATTACATTTCGTCAACTAATCACATGAAACTTAAATCATAGCCAAATAAACCAAACAAACTACTCTTATATTCCATCCGTAATCTTACACTTCTTATAATCCTATTACAAGATATAATCTAATATTTGGTAAACTAAATACACCCTTAAAACTATATCAATAGATATCATAAGAATTAATATTTACTATAGTCGCTGAAGTCGGACTAGCCGATTGAATCGGTTAGATCAAGAATTACCTGGTATAATGATTCGAACCAGAAGATTGAATCGGTTGCACAACGAACCACTTTGAACCAAGTGTATATTATgtgtgaataaaaaattaaaagtattataagaataaataaatgttaaaatatatcttAACTAATTAGTATCAATTATAACAGTAAGTTGCATTACATTTTTAAGAAGAAGGTTCgagtttagattttaaaaataatattattaagaggaacaattataaatattaaaatgattaatattcATGAATcggatataaaatatatattgatttgagTTAACACTTCTTTTTTCTAATAAGAAAAGTtttacctttattcaaattCACTACTATTGATATGCTCCGAGATAAGATTAGACTTTTTGAgtataatttcatttgttttgtgtCTGAGAATAATTGTGTTGAGGATTATTCCAACTTTGTTTATGGGAAGATTGTTAGCGAAAGGACATTTCTTCTCATTTTGCTTTGGATTGAGTTATTGGTAGGCTATGGATCCTAGTGTCTACGTTGTTGTGTTCGGTCTTATGAACAACATTAGGTTTGGGCCTAGTTGCTTTTATCGCTGGATGTTACTTGAGCTACATGTGTGACAAGGGTTATGATGAGTCATGGACTACGTGACAACCTTTCATTAGTTGTTGCGATTGTTTGGCAACGTGCAGCGGTGGTGCTATAGTCATGCACGGAGCGGGTGTAGAGATCCCCATTCTTTCTGTAGATAATGAACTTTGTTTCCTTCTCTTTCACTTGATCGGGTTTccaaatatcttaaaatatccatttttgaaaattttatggtgtttttcttttttttttttgggttgcTTTTTTTAGTTATGGTTTTTCGTGGCATGAGGGTAGTGAGATTCCTATGGGTTTTTTCACGTTGCTTAGGTGAGTTTCTTTTTTGTAAGTCGAATATTGCTTTTGCACTTTGAGTTGCTCCACGGCCGGGGGTAAGAGTGGTGGTGTCGTGTGGAAGAAGAGTAGGTGAGTTATTTGTCAAGGACGATGCCTTTGAATGTATGATGATGGAGGAAGAGCTGAAGGTGTTTCTGGGTAATTATGAGTTCTTGGGGAGAATTTGTTGAGTGCGATTTTTGTGCTTGTGTATGCCTTTGAGGTCGGATTCCACCTTCATTTGCACCCTGCGTTGCAACAATTGGTACAATCTTGTAGCGTTGCTTTATCCGACAACCCaaaaatctatttaaattatactaaaCCCCTAACACTCAACTTCACAAACAACTTTCCGCCTTAAAAAATAGCAGATTAGCAACCCTTGGAGTAGAAGCTTATTCTGTCATATCCGCCAGTTAATGGACTGCTCAACCATTAGAGACTAGAAAATCACTTCCTTATACATCATATCCCACATTTAAAAGACATAACAATCCGTGTCATTTATGcatctatatatattattctatggcttataaattttattagattatatattttcttcagaaccttcatatatattattatttaaaattaaaaaaaaaaaacagtggTTGAATCGGTGTTAACTAACTAAATCTGGGGactaaaaacaagaaaaaaacaagGATGATCATGCATCCTGTGATACAAGctttaaagtaaattataacCTCTACTCCTGGCGCCTGAGATTAGGCAGTTATCGATACCCTTGATGCTCTTAGATGCCATTCATCCACATCTTCGGGTTGCACTACAACAATTGCTTACATCTGTAAAATTGACAAGCTCGAAGGCACGAGCTACGAAGATGGTATCACCATTTGCCAATGTGATATTTTCAACACTTGTGCATGCTAAAAGCATTGAACAAGGTCTTCTAGTTCCGATGGATTTGGTTCTACCCATCACTTGCctaaaaaaagacaaaaaaaactaAGCTAACACTACcacaatttttgtaatttcaaatgttaaaaaattgttaatttatcGTGTCTTAAAATGATATGACAAAAAATGTCACTCAAGTTTAAAAAtgcttttattttagttattcaaaaaaaaaatgtccCAATTTTGTTAccattgtttaaaataaatttgatccCATAACGTGATGTTAatgtaacattatttttattagtataacaataaaattaattatttttattggtataaCGTGTTGCTAATATAACATTTTATCTtagttctaaaaattttaataaatttaacctttagCATCTACTTATTTTATCGGTTCGAGTCTTTAAACTTAAGAGTTACTATCTTTACTATCATCCCAAAAGCATAGTTGTTTGAACCAGATTGGATTCGGAAGTAATCATGGTACCCATCTAAAGAGAGGCATTAAATCAGTTGACCCACAAAATCATACGAATTAGTTTTACTCCAAACGATTCTACCACCTAACTTTGGGCCGACATAAACAACGAGAAGGATGAGCAACCTAAGGTCTATGCCTACCGTTATCCAGTCTTTCTCACAATGCTTCACAGTTATGTAACCATAAACTTTATGAAAATAATTCCAAGGCAACACATTTTCTGAAGGAAGCAGTTTCTCAACATCTTCGCCTCAACGTTATATTTTGTTTCTCCGTCGTGTGGCGGAGTGGGAACACTTCCCGGTGCCGTTTAACCAAGCTATTGGTGTCATGACACCTTCACTAGCATTTTCGCCTTTTTAAGCTCCTATAAGGTAATAAGATGTATTTCGATCAATGgtgatgaaattaattattatagtagtgaaattaaaatcaatagtaaaatatgtatttagaTTCAAATACAACTGtgagatgaaattaaaatttaaaaaacaaaacattaagaaacttaaattaatatatatccatatataataaacaattaaaatttttatttctatttatataaattaataaaatataaattagaagTATTTATGTTAAGTAATaattaagacatattaaaatatattaagtaataaaatatattaaaactaattaaataaattataggagtgttaaataatttataaattacaaataataaagtaaaatacaAGTGAGGgctaaattagattttttttctcttgacaTTATTAGATTGGTTGACTTAAGGATCAGTataaaccaattgaatcaaattttatttttatgaatttataataatttttatattaaaacagACAAacttattagattaattaaCCATTACTTAATTAATGCTACCACCAAAACCTTTTGATTCCAATTCAATCGATTTAtaccaatttaataataatctaaattttaatatcatatccGATCAATCTAATTCAGATAGCATTGTTGAGTacccaaaataattaaaattaaattattcaaaaaaatcattcaCTTTAAACATCACACCAAAGCATTTTTACGTTTAACTTGGCCTTCTTAATcacttcaaaattaaatgtaaaataacttACATTACTTTAATAGATGGAATATATTGATGAAAGCTGTCCTtcctttttttaacaaaatttagctttaatctctttaattttttaaaattatataataatagttaaatttcaattttaatatttcattcaaacttgaaattaaattttataccttaattttaacataatttgacacgttaaatcttaaaatgtcatcagttaatttaaaaattttattctaattaaaatattaattacagtgtttttttatacaaatactAAGTGAATATCTTTATAATTTccaaatgttttaataaaagaattttaacagtgttaattaacaaatgaatttaaaattttaaagtaaaaatgaagaaatcaaaattttaaaaataaaaatatagagattaaatattaaatataaaagaatataataaattttaataaattatataacctttagatttttgttttataatttaaccagttatcaaacttaatataaaaagtaaaagcccaatcaaataatttaatgttttaaataaaaagcaGAAACAGAGTTTGCCGTCCTCAATCTGTCATTTCATTTGTTGATATCAAGTATCAAccaagagaaaatgaaaagcaaGACATAGACAAAACTCCCAACATTTCTTACACccttaattaaacaaataaaaaaccttaattaattacattaaacCCAAACAAAGCATCGCATCTTCCAAATAAAACAGCACACCAGACACTTAATATGCCCTTTACCGTCCACTTCCAAACCTGCATCACTGCCCCcattaattattgttattatttatgtttttaacgATGTCATGAGTGAAAGACAAAAGTATAACCATCGTTTCTCTTTCATTTGGTCAATGATCATCAAACAAAATCCATATCTCTCAACCCTTGTCTAAACTGAGTTTTTCTTCAAGCTAAGGATTCATATATGACACTTGAAGAATCAGCAGAACCAAATCCATCCCAAGATCATATCTTGGATTGGCTTGAGGATTCTGCATCATTACTTCCATCTTTCTTGGATGATCCGTACAGCCCAGGCGACATCAGTGGCTATGAATGGTGGGATCCCAATCATGATTTCGGTCAAGATCTTATTACCATAGGTGCTGCTGCAGCTTCTATTAATAGTCCTGCCATTGCAGCTGCTGTGAGTAATGTCGATGCCGGTCTCGTACAGTCCGATTCTGCCGTTGTTAATCCTCCCGTGCCATTGAGTTCGTCCAAGCGAAGGAGACCCACTGATAGCATCGTTCCGAGGATGTCGAAGAAGAGCTCGAATGGTAAGAACGATGAAAACGAAGACGGTAAAGCAGGGGTTGAAGAGGTTGTGGGGAATAAGAGGTCAGCTGGAAATAAGAGAAACAAGTCTTCAGGGAATAACGGTAATAACAAGGAAGGAAGATGGGCTGAACAGTTGTTGAACCCTTGTGCAACAGCGATAACCACCGGTAACCTCACGCGTGTTCAGCATCTATTGTATGTTCTCAACGAGCTTGCCTCATCGACCGGAGATGCCAACCACCGGCTTGCGGATCATGGCCTACGAGCCTTGACGCACCACTTATCGTCATCCTCTGCCTCGACTGCTCCTGTTACTTTCGCTTCCACTGAGCCGAAGTTCTTTCAACGATCTTTACTCAAGTTCTATGAGGTTAGTCCTTGGTTTGCATTCCCTAATACCATAGCCAACGCTTCCATACTCCAAATTCTTGCTCAAGAGCCTGATAAGCCCCGTAATCTTCATATCCTGGACATCGGTGTATCTCATGGTGTTCAATGGCCGACACTCCTTGAGGCGCTGTCTCGCCGTCCCGGAGGTCCCCCACCTGTGGTTCGCATCACCGTTGTGGCGGCCACAGctgaaaataatcaaatcacGGACACCCCTTTTTCTATTGGTCCACCCGGCCACGATTTCTATTCCCGACTTCCCGGTTTCGCCAAGTCCATGAACATCAATTTGCAGATAAATCGACTCGAGAACCACCCAATACAACACCTGAATGCACAAATTATCAACAACTCACATGGA
This genomic window from Gossypium raimondii isolate GPD5lz chromosome 10, ASM2569854v1, whole genome shotgun sequence contains:
- the LOC105776896 gene encoding growth-regulating factor 5 isoform X1, with product MISARNKYLFTPNQWQELEHQALIFKYMVSGVPIPPQLLYSVKTSFDSSLASHLFPHQPTGWGCFQVGFGRKPDPEPGRCRRTDGKKWRCSKEAYPDSKYCERHMHRGRNRSRKPVEANSSSSSSSSSSSTAPPAPPTTAAASILSPSFPSINSNLPTSSSSLSFSPMATENFTHFDPFLYSHSSTRLHGSGLSVPSHHFLDSGTGIDYPQTDKIYRYVHGTREVVDERSFFPEASGSVRVVPDSYQSLTMVQSFGDNNGSKQGQQCFVLGTDIKSAKPIKLEKDEGTQKPVHQFLGDWTQGNNNGSWLDLASNSRVQSDS
- the LOC105777609 gene encoding protein NODULATION SIGNALING PATHWAY 1, coding for MTLEESAEPNPSQDHILDWLEDSASLLPSFLDDPYSPGDISGYEWWDPNHDFGQDLITIGAAAASINSPAIAAAVSNVDAGLVQSDSAVVNPPVPLSSSKRRRPTDSIVPRMSKKSSNGKNDENEDGKAGVEEVVGNKRSAGNKRNKSSGNNGNNKEGRWAEQLLNPCATAITTGNLTRVQHLLYVLNELASSTGDANHRLADHGLRALTHHLSSSSASTAPVTFASTEPKFFQRSLLKFYEVSPWFAFPNTIANASILQILAQEPDKPRNLHILDIGVSHGVQWPTLLEALSRRPGGPPPVVRITVVAATAENNQITDTPFSIGPPGHDFYSRLPGFAKSMNINLQINRLENHPIQHLNAQIINNSHGETLIVCAQFRLHHLNHNGPDQRTEFLKVLRSLEPKGVILSENNMDCSCSSCGDFATGFSRRVEYVWKFLDSTSSAFKGRESEERRVMEGEAAKALTNQGEMNEGKEKWYERMQGVGFRAEVFGEDAIDGARALLRKYDSNWEMIVEEKEGCVGLWWKGQPVSFCSLWKLDVKVEES
- the LOC105776896 gene encoding growth-regulating factor 5 isoform X2, with the translated sequence MISARNKYLFTPNQWQELEHQALIFKYMVSGVPIPPQLLYSVKTSFDSSLASHLFPHQPRWGCFQVGFGRKPDPEPGRCRRTDGKKWRCSKEAYPDSKYCERHMHRGRNRSRKPVEANSSSSSSSSSSSTAPPAPPTTAAASILSPSFPSINSNLPTSSSSLSFSPMATENFTHFDPFLYSHSSTRLHGSGLSVPSHHFLDSGTGIDYPQTDKIYRYVHGTREVVDERSFFPEASGSVRVVPDSYQSLTMVQSFGDNNGSKQGQQCFVLGTDIKSAKPIKLEKDEGTQKPVHQFLGDWTQGNNNGSWLDLASNSRVQSDS